TATTGCTGGtgcttttatattaattttttttggtgATCCAATCACTAATGGATTGCTGTATCGATACCTATTGGTAATCGTGAACTGAATCAAGTGTCTGGATAGTGTACTTATCAGGGGTTGAAGTGTTCAATTGGAAGAATGCTATTGTTTTGGAATTCTGTTGTAATCATCTGAACCATATTGGTGAAAAATGGCTGTTCTTTATTCTTGTATTTTGACTTTTGAACTATAAATGGTCTGGATTAAAGAATCATTGGGTGTAAGCTAGTGCCATTTATATGAAAGTGTGATAATCATATTGAAATTAAggactttctttctttctctataGTTTTTCTTTCCAGTTAATtactttgttttttgttttttgggtTTTGCAGCAAGTGGGTTCAATATAACATCATGGATTTTTAGATTTATTGGGTCTGTTCTAGTCACAGGAACGTCTGGAGTTAAAAGTGGTTTGAATTTTTGTGGGGTGATTCTGGAATGAATATTTGGGACTAGTGATCTGATGCATAAAATCTAAACCGAAAAAGAGTTTTGGTATGAGTATAGGATGGGGAACGCAATCTACTTCATAAAATTTGTAGGAGATATGAGGTTGGATTGTTGGTTTGCTAACTTTGTGATTGAATTGACTTAAGTGGAAAAGGCTTAGACAAACTATAACAATGGCATTTTTGTGTGATATGGATTGCCCTTTTTCACTGATAGGGATGAATCCATGTGATATTATAGCAAGAATTTATGCAatattttttcttctcttttattttttcttttgtgaaGTAGAGATGACATTTTTTTTGGCAAGTAGCGACGATGGCAATCTTCAGATTTTGCCAAAATGCTGTTGCCATTTTCAAACCTCTGTGAAAGTTTCTTATGCATATTATCGCAAAATAATGAATACTTATAAACTCTATTTTTGCTGGAATAATCTAGAATGTTATGGTTGATGCGTTGTGTGTTTTCAATGGCCAGACAGCTTCTTGTGGTTGTGCATTTCTTTTCTTCGTAGGACAATATGGATGGTGACATTTGATGTGTTACATTATTGAGTAGGTGTTTCATCCAGTGAGATGTCCAATTCCAACTGCTTGAGTCCAGATGTTGTATTTTTTGTTCAAGCTAGGCCTATTGAAGCTCACAGAGTCATATTAAGTGCTCGGTCACcattttttaagagaaagttTGAAACTGATTGGAGAGATCGATCCGAAGTGAGATTTGCAAGGGAAAAATTGTCTTATGCTGCACTTTACAGCCTTATTCACTTCTTCTATTCTGACAGACTAGACATTGCAGTTGACGACATGGAAGATCTTGTAAGAATATGCAAAGTGTGCAAATGTGAATCCTTACAAAGAATTCTTGAGAAAGAACTGATTCATCAAAAATATGCCGAGTACAAAGCATTGAGAGATGTGGATAATTCACAGAAACGGTTTATCTTACAGGGCTCATCACTTCCTGAGGAAGACCGACTTCCCACTGCATTGCATCATATCCTTCATACTTCCCTAGCAAAATCCACTTTGGAGTGGAATCTGGATGGCAGTGTTGATAGTTTAATATATTCCACTGGTGCAATACAGATGAGTGATTCTGATGACCTTGCTGATGTTTGTATAAGAGTGGATAAGAAAATTTTTCGCTGCCATCAAGTGCTTTTAGCATCGAGGTCAGAGTACTTTAGAGCAAGGTTGTCCCGGATGAAGGATTTTCATGAAGGGAAGGATGAATTGCTTGTCGATTCTCTTCCATGTCTTGAAGAACATGATTTAAACGTGGAGACATTGGAGAAAATGCTGGAATATATGTAAGTTTTTTCTGTTTTGCAAAGATTTCTAGCGAACTAAAATAAGGTTTGGgatattatttagttattctCAAGTATAATCTTCTGGTTGTAGCATTATCATCCCTCATTTCAGTGTTTCTTCGACCTACAAATTCTGttgatgtgttttttttttgggtcaAAGATTCTGTTGATGTGTTGACGAGAAATGTTGACTAATCAGTTCTCCTAAGATGTGAATGTGATGCATATCAATCATCTCTGACTTCAGTTGTTCTGTAAACCTTTGATTTCAGTGATCAGATATGTTGCTTAATCAACATTCTCCTAAGTCCTAATACGCAATGTATAATCAACCATCTTTTGAATCATTAACAGTTATATGCAATTCAATTGGTAATTATCAAAACTATACTTAATTATTTGAGGACTTATTTTGAACCTTGGTTGGTTCAGGTATACTGATAGTTTGAAGGATATAGACCCAGATCAGGTATCTTATACTTCAATTAAAATGACTTGTCACGTGAGTTAAATATGTGTACAATACCCACTGTATTGTTTGCGCAGGCGGAGGAAATGTTTGATGCTGCTTCGAGATATCTTTTATTTCCTCTTAAGCGTGCTGTAGCTGATGTACTTTTGCCACATCTGGAGACGGTTTCACCTGCAGAACTGTGTCATTGGCTTATATTGTCAGACATGTGAGTTGCTTCTGTCGACCTTGATATCTCTTAAATATTTTGGTTAACTTCTTTACCTGAAAGTATTTGAGATTGATTCGAGTGAATATTATTCAAGTTAGCATCTGACATGTTATTTGCATGTATCCAGAGATGCTTCTTGTTGTTGAGACATTCATAACAAGTTTAGGACTCATAAACGATGCTCCTTGTCATGGTTGATTGCCATAGAGACCCCTGAAAATGTTATAATTTTTGAACGTCTGCCATTAGTTAGGCCATCATCTAGGGCTAATCTGAGCTTCTACTTTTTGTTATAAGGAAATGCAAAGAAACAAATTTTTTTGGTAGATGGTTAAAAGATAGCCCTGTTGATTGAACTATAGAATACCTTCTGATTGCTCAACTAGTTTATGTGTATGAAGTTGTTGATGGTGAATTGACGATATCGTGCAGGTATGGCGTCCTGAAAATCCGGGAATACTGTCTGGATACGGTGGCTTGTAACTTTGAGACTTTTGCTGATACTCGGGAGTTCCGAGCAATTCTTCTGACACTCCCTCCACCGTCTGGTGATTCTTCGCTTCGCACCACAGTTCCAAGTGCTCCAGGAGCAATTCTAAATACAGACCAAGGAAATCTTCTGGATGATTTGCGAGAGAAATGGCTTGAAGCTGAAGCTGCTGAGCTTGATAAAAGAGATGAGAGTGCATTACTTTTTGACAAGCGCCTTGAGATGCTGATGCTTGTGGCTGAGAAAGAGAAATCTAATGAATCAACTGATGCTATTGAAGACTGTTCTGGATGATTTTTGTATCTCGTTTTCGTTACCATTACACAAACTTAGATGGGAAtgacaaaagaagaagaagaagaagaagaaaggaggtGTTCAGACATTTCTTTTTAGATGGATACATAAATAAATGTTGTACGAGTTATAGAAGTTCTGTATTTATAGATGTAGACAGACCAGAAAAAGGCCAAGTGAGTTGAGGGTTTGCAGTTCTTGCTGCTCAAACACCTGTgtctttggatttttttttttttttttctctttatagTGAAAAATGAATTCTGTAACTAACAAAAAGCCTGGGAGTTTCTTCATTCAATTGTTTTCTGGTGCTTCTATCAATGAATTTCTTGCTTTGCCAAAGGAAATGAAATAAAGATACCAATTtccttttatttgtttatttaattttgtttttcaaGATGAACTACATTAATCAACCGAAAAATACCACTCTCATTGTATAATGAAAGTGTGTTTCTAATTGCATGTGACGCCCAATACTTCATCATCAATTGTTTGTGAATTGGTATGCCAATGCTTGGTTTTTATCTAATAAGCTAAATGACTACAATGTGGTCTTGCTTggatgaaaaatgaaaatacaTCAATGGTTGAACTGATTACAGAAATGCCTTTATTGATCCAATCAGCAAGACAAGTATTGAAGCAAACGCATCATCCTGCCATGGCAGCCAAGTTTTTGTCTGACATCTATCAACACCTTCCTTTCATCAACAAAGAATGAACATAAAAAGCTCTAACAAAGAATGAACATAAAAAGCTCTCCCCATCAAATTATTCAGCACAATGAATGCAATTTTCTGTCAAAAAATAAGCCAAAGAGCATCAAGTTCTGCTTATAAAATGATAATATACATTACTTTTTTTCTTCTGTGGTTTTATGGGCACGTTATAGATAAAGCTTCTTTCTGGGTAATTATCTGTTAACTTCAACCAGATTCTACTTATATGAGTACTAAACTGCTGCATTGCGAACCTAAGAATCGGAACCAGCGTCGGAAGCAGCATCATCCATAGTAACATCCCCTTCTATAGATGATGTCTCTATGATGTCTTCAGCAACAACAGATGATTCTGATTCTACAGTTTGATGCTGCAGGCTCCAATACATTATGCTTGCAGTCAAAACAAGTATCATCTTCTGGTTTACCTGTCAAGGTCATGCAAGTAGTTTATGGTTAGAAGTGCCGAACCAACaaagaatttgaaaaaaaagGGTCACTTAAAATGCAAAATAGTCATCAATCTGTGGGTGTCAACTCAACAATATCTGTCAACTATGTCTAGTCAAAGTTTAGCAattataatttgttaatttatttagttggtATTACAATTTATGTGGTATTCATGGGTCAAAATTTGGACATTGCATTACCCCTCTGGTCCATACACTAGAATTAGAGGATTCATAAGAAAGGAAAATACCTCCCATTCCAGCATAAATATGATATTTCTTCATACAAGCAAGGGCAATTACAAGTGTAAATAtcttaattttagaataaaaaactaCCTCCATGATATCCTCAGGTAGTAAGAAAATGGAGCATCCAAGTTTCCGAGCAACACTAATTATATAAGTAGCATTCATCTTTTTATCCTCATCTGCAAAAgtcatttagaaaaaaaaaaatgaggcTTTCAATTAAAGCTTCATGTAGGCTGCATCaaataatcatatatatatgTTCAAATTAATGCTCCTCCGAAAGCCAAATAGCCGAAGCTCAGAATATTCCATTTTTTATTTGCAAGCTTTTGAATAAATAAAGAtcctaaaaaatgaaaaataataatgacaC
This genomic interval from Manihot esculenta cultivar AM560-2 chromosome 12, M.esculenta_v8, whole genome shotgun sequence contains the following:
- the LOC110628154 gene encoding BTB/POZ domain-containing protein At2g04740 yields the protein MSPTPQRPSGWTLDADLDEIDLDPSDFTSSLPLKKVPNGDVFEASRAGDVDRLSYLLESGVNVNARDQWDSVALYYACLAGHLDAARMLLESGAICSEHTFDGDRCHYAALNLKVRKLLKAFEARPPPLGPLQAALRETFLGCAANKAYLEQAALGGFHVSGVSSSEMSNSNCLSPDVVFFVQARPIEAHRVILSARSPFFKRKFETDWRDRSEVRFAREKLSYAALYSLIHFFYSDRLDIAVDDMEDLVRICKVCKCESLQRILEKELIHQKYAEYKALRDVDNSQKRFILQGSSLPEEDRLPTALHHILHTSLAKSTLEWNLDGSVDSLIYSTGAIQMSDSDDLADVCIRVDKKIFRCHQVLLASRSEYFRARLSRMKDFHEGKDELLVDSLPCLEEHDLNVETLEKMLEYMYTDSLKDIDPDQAEEMFDAASRYLLFPLKRAVADVLLPHLETVSPAELCHWLILSDMYGVLKIREYCLDTVACNFETFADTREFRAILLTLPPPSGDSSLRTTVPSAPGAILNTDQGNLLDDLREKWLEAEAAELDKRDESALLFDKRLEMLMLVAEKEKSNESTDAIEDCSG